The Pieris napi chromosome 14, ilPieNapi1.2, whole genome shotgun sequence genomic interval TGagaatcaaataattttatacgaTTTAATATACCAAAGAGTTTTTCTTATAAGTGATTTTTTAAGTAACTAAGGAATTTGGACATTTTGCTTGTAAAATTTCTTTTTGAACGAAATATCCGATTCTTCCAAGTTACGAAGGGTAAGATTCCATCTAGACTCTAGAGCATAAAATGTCTGTAGCTTTTGCACCGCGCGGTAATCGTCCGCCCTTAAGCCCGGCACAGATTCAGAAAATGTTAGATGAAAATGCTCATCTGATACAAACCATACAAGAGTATCAAGCAAAGGGTCAGCTGGTAGAATGCCACCAATATCAACAAGTATTACACAGGAATCTAGTTTACTTAGCGTCCGTGGCGGACGctaatcaaaatattcaaCAAATTTTACCGGTAAGCATCTTTATGGTTATTATGtgttaacaaaacaaaagccATATATTCAATGTGAACCATGATTTAGATATATTTCTGAAACAACATGTAGATGTTTAGAAACAAGTTTTAGGTCAACCATGTCAAATATGTTGCCCAAAGAAAGTGTTGTTGGATTttgatttgtaatttatttttattagacaatttatgaaactattgtaacaaaatactgatgtatttcaaaataatttcataaacacAAAAGTTTGATTTCTGAAAgtgattataaaaaacatttgcttctctacataactttaattgtCAATATCAAATATAACTCATTAATCACAATATTGTATTGACCACATTGCATTGTTTAACTAAGATGATCAATAAGCAATTTATAAAACAGTGGAATCTTACCCATTTATTTTTAGCCTCCTCATCAACTTGCTCAAACGGGGAATGTACCCCAAGGTGGAGTTAATCCTCCAGTCAGTGGTGGTGAAGGTCCTGGTTCCCCACAGCAGCAGTACCGGCCACCTTCTGGAGTATCTACAGCTCCAACAAGACCAACTCAATCATATGGGCAAAGACCTTACCCACAAAATCAGTATCAAGGACAATATCAAGGGGCTTATCCACCACAAGGTGGATATGGTCCACCTGCACAAGGATATGGTCCGCCTAATCCGGGACAACAACCTCAGGGATATCCTCCAAATTCTACATATGGACCACCAATAACTACAGCCCCAAATAACTATCCTCCATCAACACATCCAGGACCTGGTTACCCACCATCTTCTGGACAGCAACCTTATGCACCACCTCCAGGTAATCCTCCTGCAGCTGGTTCTCCCTACCCAGTGAGAGGACCTAGTCAACCAAATTATACTGGTAATTCAGCATATCCACCACCACAGTCTGGTCCCAACTATCCAAATGTTGGTGTAAGCTCATATAATGCTACTACATCTCAACCGCAACCATATCAATCTCAATCTTTTCAAAATACAACACCAACTACAGGGTATGGTTCAACTCCTGTCTCTCAGCCAAATAGATCACCCCAGCCACCCCCTAGTGGTTATACTTCACAAAATCCGCCTAGTTCTGGGTATGGCTCTCCTTCAGCCCAATCACCAACCTTTAATTCAAGTTCCCAACATGGCAACAATCCACCATCAACAGCCCCAGCCCCATCAGGTGTGCCACCACAATCTGGACCTCCTCCTGGTCAACAATACCCTCCATCTGGACAACCATCACCTTATCCTCCTGCAAGCCAACCTCCATATTCAAATCCTTCTTCTCAGCCAGGAAGTCCTGCTCCACCAGTTTCTACAGCTCCGCTCCCGCAATCCTCATATCCTCAAAATCCACAAAACTATCCTCCAGCAGCAGCAGGTTATCCTCCTCATGCTTATCAGCAAGGCTATCCTCCGAGCCAGTATCCACCCTCGCCTTATCCTTATGCCAGAGCTCCAGCTCCCGGAGCACCCCCACCTGCAGGAGCCCAACCATATCCAGGTTACAGTTTCCAACCCCCTAACCAACAGtaagtatttacaattgtactgttttagttttagtatGTAATGTTATGAATTATGATTAACTTTAGGTATTAGTGTTATGTGTGGTTTATTTGTGAATGATTTTGTAGTAGTATGACTTAAATTAGGTacaattagttttataataaggttTTACTTGTAGTAATTCTATTTATAGGTTCTGAATCATCCTTGATAGtgtttatgaatattatatatatgatacattttatgaattaaagttggtgtttctttttctaaaAACCTATTATCCTCATacatttcatacaaattttattaaattacttagaAGCAATCTTCACATCTTTTACTTATTGTTAGCATTTAATTAacactattaaaatttattctaattggaaatttgaataatgatttaacttggtatttggtattgtaaaagaaattaaactgtttagtatttatatgtttattaagtatttacacGATTCTAATATTCTACTGTTAGGGTTTATGCCTCCTCAAATTTAATAGTAGGTTGTTCAAAAGAATGAATTGATTCATCATAATATTCCAATGGCAAACCATCGACATGCATATTTGTTGGAAATGGCGGTGGTGTTTTAAGTTTCTTTAACGGCAATACCGTGTCATACAAATAACACATTGCACCTGTTTCCCCTGGTATTGCTACTCCCAACATCCATAAAACATTGTGTTCTGTATTTACACGTAGGACCTTTACACCTCTAATAATCCTCcaactgaaaaaaatattatgttcattttaatattacatttcaaCAAATGTAAAACCTTTGATGTACTGTGTGCATGACTTTATTCTGATTTTTATGTCCTACATAGATATTGTCTAAACACAATTCCACAACAGCCTTGAAAGCTTAGCTAAAAACTTATCAGAAAGGTAAGGTACATGTTTTggtcttaattaatttaaactaaaacattgttatatatttaaaatatttaacacttATTACTGCAAAACTCTAATGTGCTACACTGACTTTACTTTTTATGGCATGTATAATTCACCTGTTTCCCATATGTCCAGGCATTTTAGTACCAGGCCAAACTCTAGCTTTTTCACCACCTGCACCAATATTTCCTGGTCTTCTATGTGTTTTAGTTACACCATGAGATGCAGGCATTCCCTTGAATCCCCATCTTTTTACAACTCCTTGAAATCCTCGGTCAATACTAAAAGAGATTTCAATAAGTATGCCTGCTGCTTTTGGGCCCGCAAGCAATGCAAAGCTAAGGTTAACTTTCCATTTGCTTACCCTTGAAAAACACTAGTACATTTTAAGAAGATATTATAAAAGGTTACATCTGtaattttttctacaaatGAGTAGactacatacattttataaacattagtATCTATTTGGAAAGAAACTggtagataaaattttaaagtatacAAAAAGTGTTTATCTACGTGCCTGATTCAGAAAACAAAACAAGACAAAATATTTCTGCATCAGTAATAAAGTTTCTGTATGGGATTTCCTATACTAGTaaggtataataatatattaattaataattacgttTTGGCACGAATATCTACACAGTCACCAACTCTAAAATGTGTAGCATACAATGGTGTCCCTGTTGGTAATTGAGCATGTGGTGATACCATAAAACGGCAAAGGTGTCTCTTAGGCAACATTCCGACATTAGTGAACATTCCACAATAGTCTTTAGTGACAGTGCTGGGATCTATGGTTTCAGATCCTACCAATAGGCAACCCAGAGTTCGTTTTTCTTTCCAGGGctcttttttcattttatctgATTTCATTGGGTTAAACTCCTCAGGAgggatatatttaataacatgaTTGTCTACCacctataattaaaaaaattggttattTATgcttatgaataaaaaaagaagGGAACATTTTAAGAAAAGTATAGTCAATACCTGTAGTAGAGTTGTTTGGAACTTTTTACCATCCTTAGTCCAAAGAGGATAATTTCCTATTTTTCGTGCAATTAATCCAACTCGCCTTGTAAATGGTGTCCATTCAGTTGCCTGTGGTATTTCTACATTTGCCAAAGGAGATTCTATTTGATTCTGCAAAACTTGTTTATCTTGTTTTACTTCTTCAAGAAAATCCCTGTTTTCTTGTGTCAACATGTCTTCACTCACCTGgataatattaactttattttaataagccAGAGTTTACAATCATAATTTCATtgaatattctttataaaaaactttccTGTTTATGATTTAGTCAGGAACTATACATGAAACATCTTTCATAGGTTATAATTCTTATAGTGatgcataataattttaaagtactcACTACTCTCTCTTTAGGCATGAACCAGTATGGGGGACGATATTTCGGTTTTCTTAAAGTTGTATAATGGCCAGTCCTTTTCACTATATGATTAACCCTGCAAATCAAGTAAAaggtaaatataaaagtaatgccttgtttaatttataagttaagataaaaaaaaacaatgaagtaaaaacaaagttgtattaaattaaagtaggagtaaatataaatcttaacCTTAAATTATTCATAGCTTTACACAGCAAGTATAAATTAGAAGTAGCCATTGTTATGACCCAATAGCCCTCCttgtgaaaaatatattttaagttaagattttagagtaataaaaaaccttcattaatcattaatataaatagataattaatttgtaagtttttttttgtaaagataTAAGATTTGTAGATTCACAATAACCACTGTACTTTCCGGCGTTGACAATAATGTCAATTTGACATGGTCTTATATAGATTactttcaaaatttataattaacattctgTGGTTta includes:
- the LOC125056060 gene encoding basic salivary proline-rich protein 2-like; the encoded protein is MSVAFAPRGNRPPLSPAQIQKMLDENAHLIQTIQEYQAKGQLVECHQYQQVLHRNLVYLASVADANQNIQQILPPPHQLAQTGNVPQGGVNPPVSGGEGPGSPQQQYRPPSGVSTAPTRPTQSYGQRPYPQNQYQGQYQGAYPPQGGYGPPAQGYGPPNPGQQPQGYPPNSTYGPPITTAPNNYPPSTHPGPGYPPSSGQQPYAPPPGNPPAAGSPYPVRGPSQPNYTGNSAYPPPQSGPNYPNVGVSSYNATTSQPQPYQSQSFQNTTPTTGYGSTPVSQPNRSPQPPPSGYTSQNPPSSGYGSPSAQSPTFNSSSQHGNNPPSTAPAPSGVPPQSGPPPGQQYPPSGQPSPYPPASQPPYSNPSSQPGSPAPPVSTAPLPQSSYPQNPQNYPPAAAGYPPHAYQQGYPPSQYPPSPYPYARAPAPGAPPPAGAQPYPGYSFQPPNQQ
- the LOC125056121 gene encoding 39S ribosomal protein L3, mitochondrial; amino-acid sequence: MATSNLYLLCKAMNNLRVNHIVKRTGHYTTLRKPKYRPPYWFMPKERVVSEDMLTQENRDFLEEVKQDKQVLQNQIESPLANVEIPQATEWTPFTRRVGLIARKIGNYPLWTKDGKKFQTTLLQVVDNHVIKYIPPEEFNPMKSDKMKKEPWKEKRTLGCLLVGSETIDPSTVTKDYCGMFTNVGMLPKRHLCRFMVSPHAQLPTGTPLYATHFRVGDCVDIRAKTIDRGFQGVVKRWGFKGMPASHGVTKTHRRPGNIGAGGEKARVWPGTKMPGHMGNSWRIIRGVKVLRVNTEHNVLWMLGVAIPGETGAMCYLYDTVLPLKKLKTPPPFPTNMHVDGLPLEYYDESIHSFEQPTIKFEEA